In one window of Nocardia brasiliensis DNA:
- a CDS encoding lytic transglycosylase domain-containing protein: protein MRYVISTFAAIACALFLGLTPAHAVATDCDAPDAPAICATPSKGGQLHQAGSVLSLPRAAVRTLAMTMVPPHHFWAFDNIITRESAWNVFARNPESGAYGLGQALPPEKMGTHGPDWQFNPVTQIRWTYDYMNKRYGSPIAAWDFWQANHWY, encoded by the coding sequence ATGCGGTACGTCATTTCCACTTTCGCGGCGATCGCCTGCGCGCTTTTCCTTGGCCTGACCCCGGCACACGCCGTTGCCACCGATTGCGATGCCCCCGACGCACCGGCGATCTGCGCCACGCCGTCGAAAGGCGGGCAATTACATCAGGCCGGTTCGGTCCTCTCGTTGCCGCGCGCCGCCGTGCGGACCCTGGCGATGACCATGGTGCCCCCGCACCATTTCTGGGCGTTCGACAACATCATCACCCGCGAAAGCGCCTGGAATGTCTTCGCACGGAATCCGGAAAGCGGCGCGTACGGTCTCGGGCAGGCATTGCCGCCGGAAAAGATGGGCACCCACGGCCCGGACTGGCAGTTCAACCCGGTCACCCAGATCCGCTGGACCTACGACTACATGAACAAGCGCTACGGCAGCCCGATCGCCGCCTGGGACTTCTGGCAGGCCAACCACTGGTACTGA